The Dokdonella koreensis DS-123 genome has a segment encoding these proteins:
- the xerD gene encoding site-specific tyrosine recombinase XerD, which produces MASADRALIGRFADNAWAELGLADNTLASYRRDLEGFACWLAAAGSGLAAASRLQLQDYLAQRSLHGGTTGRGYKARSTARLLSSLRQFYAWLQREGRLEEDPTLLVDAPKLPRSLPKALGEADVEALLRAPSVETPLGLRDRAMLELLYATGLRVSELVGLTAAQVNLRQGVLRVVGKGGKERLVPLGEEAGHWLERYVLTSRPALLKGGQAAALFVTARRAGLSRQMFWNIVKKHAQVAGIPASRISPHVLRHSFATHLLNHGADLRALQMMLGHSSLTTTQIYTQVAKEGLKRLHARHHPRG; this is translated from the coding sequence ATGGCCTCAGCCGATCGCGCACTGATCGGCCGTTTCGCCGACAACGCCTGGGCCGAGCTCGGGCTGGCGGACAACACGCTGGCCAGCTACCGGCGCGACCTGGAAGGCTTCGCGTGCTGGCTCGCCGCTGCCGGCAGCGGCCTGGCTGCCGCGTCGCGCCTGCAACTGCAGGACTACCTGGCCCAGCGCAGCCTGCACGGCGGCACGACGGGGCGCGGCTACAAGGCGCGGTCGACCGCGCGCCTGCTTTCGTCCCTGCGCCAGTTCTATGCCTGGCTGCAGCGCGAGGGGCGGTTGGAGGAAGACCCGACCCTGCTGGTGGACGCGCCGAAACTGCCGCGCTCGCTGCCCAAGGCGCTGGGCGAGGCGGACGTGGAGGCGCTGCTCCGGGCGCCATCGGTGGAGACGCCGCTCGGGTTGCGTGATCGCGCCATGCTGGAGCTGCTGTATGCGACCGGCTTGCGCGTCAGCGAGCTGGTCGGCCTGACCGCCGCCCAGGTCAACCTGCGGCAAGGCGTGCTGCGGGTGGTCGGCAAGGGCGGCAAGGAGCGGCTGGTTCCGCTGGGCGAGGAAGCCGGCCACTGGCTGGAGCGCTATGTGCTGACGTCGCGGCCGGCGCTGCTCAAGGGCGGGCAGGCAGCGGCGCTGTTCGTCACCGCCCGCCGTGCCGGCCTCAGCCGCCAGATGTTCTGGAACATCGTCAAGAAGCACGCGCAGGTGGCGGGCATCCCGGCTTCGCGGATCTCGCCGCACGTGCTCAGGCATTCCTTCGCGACCCACCTGCTGAACCATGGCGCGGATCTGCGCGCCCTGCAGATGATGCTGGGCCACAGCTCGCTGACGACGACGCAGATCTACACCCAGGTCGCCAAGGAGGGGCTCAAGCGCCTGCACGCGCGCCATCATCCGCGCGGATGA
- a CDS encoding DsbC family protein: MSIPASFRDTLRRGLVLAGLLIAAGLPLAQAAPDDAARAAVAKLVPGLPIDAMQESMIPGFYEVLSGVKILYVSKDGKLVFEGGAFDVEQRRDLGDSARNGVRRAALAKVADDRKLVYAPANPRHTVTVFTDIDCPFCKRFHEQIAQYNAHGIAVDYILYPLVSLHPGADKKSEAVWCAKDRIAAFNAAMSGQDPMAASCPTPLTELTHLAESLGINGTPTLIAADGTHVAPEIALSPDRLAAELDRLAATPPTAP, translated from the coding sequence ATGTCAATTCCCGCGTCCTTCCGCGACACGCTGCGGCGTGGTCTGGTCCTGGCTGGCCTGCTGATTGCGGCGGGCCTGCCGCTCGCGCAGGCGGCACCCGATGACGCCGCGCGCGCGGCGGTCGCGAAACTGGTGCCCGGCCTGCCGATCGACGCGATGCAGGAGTCGATGATCCCCGGCTTCTACGAGGTGCTCTCGGGAGTCAAGATCCTCTACGTCAGCAAGGACGGCAAGCTGGTCTTCGAAGGCGGCGCCTTCGACGTCGAGCAGCGCCGCGACCTCGGCGACAGCGCCCGCAACGGCGTTCGCCGGGCGGCCCTGGCCAAGGTCGCGGACGATCGCAAGCTGGTCTACGCACCAGCCAATCCGCGCCACACGGTGACCGTTTTCACCGACATCGACTGCCCGTTCTGCAAGCGCTTCCACGAGCAGATCGCCCAGTACAACGCACACGGCATCGCGGTGGACTACATCCTCTACCCGCTGGTCAGCCTGCATCCGGGCGCGGACAAGAAGTCCGAGGCCGTCTGGTGTGCCAAGGACCGCATCGCCGCATTCAATGCCGCGATGTCGGGCCAGGACCCGATGGCGGCGAGCTGCCCGACCCCGCTGACCGAGCTGACGCACCTGGCCGAGTCGCTGGGCATCAACGGCACGCCGACCCTGATCGCCGCCGACGGCACGCATGTGGCGCCGGAAATCGCGCTGTCCCCGGACCGGCTGGCCGCCGAGCTCGATCGCCTGGCCGCCACTCCTCCCACCGCTCCCTAG
- a CDS encoding disulfide isomerase DsbC N-terminal domain-containing protein — MMRSLPIVAALAGLLPAVSVAADKADEAARAAILKLVPQATIDTVEPAPMAGFRQVLLGGQLVYVSDDGRYLMQGKLYDAASRTDLTDARLGKARVEKLKNIPASQLLSFGPDKPKYKLTIFTDIDCGYCRKLHQEVAEYNKLGIEFDYLFFPRSGIDSPSFKKAVSVWCAADKKAAFTAAKGGADPAPLTCDNPIAAQFQLGLDVGVDGTPAVYAPNGVKIGGYLPPAQMLERLQQLEAAKSGT, encoded by the coding sequence ATGATGCGTTCCCTACCGATCGTCGCCGCGTTGGCCGGGCTGTTGCCGGCGGTTTCCGTGGCGGCCGACAAGGCCGACGAGGCTGCCCGTGCGGCCATCCTCAAGCTGGTCCCGCAGGCCACGATCGACACGGTCGAGCCGGCGCCGATGGCCGGTTTCCGCCAGGTGCTGCTCGGCGGCCAGCTGGTGTACGTGAGCGACGACGGCCGCTACCTGATGCAGGGCAAGCTGTACGACGCCGCCAGCCGCACCGACCTGACCGATGCGCGCCTGGGCAAGGCGCGGGTTGAGAAGCTCAAGAACATCCCGGCCAGCCAGCTGTTGAGCTTCGGCCCGGACAAGCCCAAGTACAAGCTGACGATCTTCACCGACATCGATTGCGGCTACTGCCGCAAGCTGCACCAGGAAGTGGCCGAGTACAACAAGCTCGGCATCGAGTTCGACTACCTGTTCTTCCCGCGCAGCGGCATCGATTCGCCGTCGTTCAAGAAGGCCGTCTCGGTGTGGTGCGCCGCGGACAAGAAGGCGGCGTTCACGGCGGCCAAGGGCGGCGCCGACCCCGCGCCCCTCACCTGCGACAACCCGATCGCCGCCCAGTTCCAGCTGGGGCTGGATGTCGGCGTGGACGGTACTCCGGCGGTGTACGCGCCCAACGGCGTCAAGATCGGCGGCTACCTGCCGCCGGCGCAGATGCTCGAGCGCCTGCAGCAGCTGGAAGCCGCCAAGTCCGGGACCTGA